A single region of the Biomphalaria glabrata chromosome 15, xgBioGlab47.1, whole genome shotgun sequence genome encodes:
- the LOC106071701 gene encoding uncharacterized protein LOC106071701 isoform X1, protein MIQDNYISSTHANERKFSVRLAKKRNDNLSVPLVEHSQTRSLSTLSESSAENNNTYDSEKIENSKQFLNCLELKPVNLDQDFTAGNFQDIVNLNTAAPMVHLIKYKKKLDLPATKETDSDLKLCKVKKRTKKDIKQTMKMNNAVTENKENVATQVCTMYSGSFEKNENAVRKKEADHLEKENAKVSSSTSDNVSDQKYILKVTHSNNKEDDKLKQIYIFRDVNRIAPIEEKPLSLDVARESNMLFAVDLNRHGKKRRYDKLMKKLEDGEKTIESNLKEVRMMEDGDADKEDIDTCVEKLKEKLRVREKKKYEYLINYMQDQWKVDQQSFQDLLPQKVELVKANVVKQLGAQADKAAEKRLRGRPKKLNMSQPDERKEEVAKKPKISNSKKTGIVQTRKSSVSERGFPVKFPKSLLPDSRLVQNRQKIENFRLGIVDKDGGQKIIELNCDTMKGTPKTFNYNSQSKPQNKDDSNVHDIPKLFVSSNVPVKTPSTSITLPSISSLEKDYELVSLLPSCPESYGDVKSDHFYIPQSTFDTDGKTSMIIVGPFRMAFEPKPHLILVPPEQFKKGPAMILRKKIRSPSQTPPRDFRIHRDTSQNFRLSEKLPADTQLREHCDPAVVAHDHDYMTPLALRDNVRRYCKAVAKHSANAKFIDARVEDITKEEDNLLVTIKGDNMLRRVKNLSSFVNVPMQNNEDGIPIAYTLDQIMTTTLQKAQSMSKREELVFESMQSGDYGQVLFPLSSMGDVVMEVMIPPGGTETTTRSKLKSADDVNRIQTSASMCDIAESGANDDTSVKFLNSMECIDCDAKDSNDTLTGFIHDDNALKVDSLIPIENEAAVDSAQRPGLKCCKVCLRLFPSDYVLFTHVRSHHATCETRDAVYLEELRARSHLACPVCCDPPLYFATPSKLRQHLRQLHGIENYVETCKFCRSEFMDKNELELHIDLSHNTFSSRGLVSLFNPTHQLLRNERALLSCSRCNIVFGDRSSLLGHTLKVHPELNQFNICRLCDKVFDSGPSLHKHLKKAHEQTHAGELKCPFCPAWLPNMELASVHRLTLHSGAVPVHCPFCGAGYQSLHPMYNHVRIQHLQTEAHICPECQDTFPSSRILSEHARKVHLISPRIMKDTLLGANSTTYCCPFCTVSFMRTYDLAVHVINSHRDHLLPAQCHLCMQSFVNDMVVKMHMSGAHGIDMDDGEYETRDSGVLDEDGSLYSHSKSFVNRIPSRRIISRHIIDHEDMLETQEAGRYLEELEDHETETIVYLNERNEVVNTGEMFSNCSAMEDVQLLSQASEEFNLQAVDYLETLSNDSIAVGADVVADVSMEEMTTGRGVLSRTQELLGMTSQFEIDGVLYELATSHDVSSSHHLHASRDMMDMDSDDLRVSEGMSIDSTDFAHLLEQQGQ, encoded by the exons ATGATTCAAGATAATTACATTTCAAGCACACATGCAAATGAGCGCAAATTCTCAGTGCGACTAGcgaaaaaaaggaatgataatTTGTCAGTACCTCTTGTTGAGCATTCTCAAACCAGAAGTTTAAGTACTTTGTCTGAATCATCCGCTGAAAACAACAATACTTATGACTCggaaaaaattgaaaattcAAAGCAATTTCTTAATTGTTTAGAACTGAAACCAGtgaatctagatcaagatttcACAGCTGGAAATTTTCAAGACATTGTCAATTTAAACACTGCTGCTCCAATGGTACATCTAATCaagtataaaaagaaactaGATTTACCAGCAACCAAGGAGACAGATTCAGACTTAAAATTATGTAAAGTGAAAAAGAGAACCAAAAAggatataaaacaaacaatgaaaatGAACAATGCAGTTACTGAGAACAAAGAAAATGTGGCTACACAAGTATGCACAATGTATAGTggtagttttgaaaaaaatgaaaacgcGGTCAGAAAAAAAGAAGCTGACCATTTAGAAAAAGAGAATGCTAAAGTAAGTTCTTCAACATCAGACAATGTTAGTGACcaaaaatacatattaaaagTGACTCATTCAAATAATAAAGAGGATgataaattgaaacaaatttaCATATTTCGTGATGTTAATAGAATCGCTCCCATAGAGGAAAAACCTCTTTCGCTTGATGTCGCTAGAGAAAGCAATATGTTGTTTGCTGTTGACCTGAACAGACATGGGAAAAAAAGGCGATACGACAAACTCATGAAGAAACTGGAGGATGGGGAGAAAACGATTGAGTCCAATCTAAAAGAGGTGAGAATGATGGAAGATGGGGATGCAGACAAAGAAGACATAGACACCTGCGTTGAGAAGTTGAAAGAGAAACTTCGAGTGAGGGAGAAGAAGAAGTACGAGTATTTAATCAATTATATGCAGGACCAGTGGAAAGTTGACCAGCAAAGCTTCCAAGATTTATTGCCGCAAAAAGTAGAGCTGGTCAAGGCTAATGTTGTCAAGCAGCTTGGAGCCCAAGCTGATAAAGCTGCTGAGAAACGTCTGCGAGGTAGACCTAAGAAGCTAAACATGTCTCAGCCTGATGAAAGGAAAGAGGAAGTAGCGAAAAAGCCCAAAATAagtaacagcaaaaaaactgggATTGTTCAAACTAGAAAGAGTAGTGTATCCGAGAGAGGGTTTCCTGTCAAGTTTCCTAAAAGTCTGCTTCCAGACTCCCGCTTGGTTCAGAacagacagaagatagaaaacTTTCGCCTTGGTATTGTGGATAAAGATGGTGGACAGAAGATTATTGAATTAAACTGTGACACAATGAAGGGTACTCCTAAAACATTTAATTACAACAG tcAGTCTAAGCCCCAAAACAAAGATGATTCAAATGTGCATGACATTCCAAAACTGTTTG TCTCCTCTAATGTCCCTGTGAAAACTCCTTCAACAAGCATCACGCTGCCATCAATATCTTCTCTGGAGAAGGATTATGAGCTGGTCAGCTTGTTGCCCTCTTGCCCTGAATCCTATGGCGATGTTAAGAGTGATCACTTCTACATTCCACAGTCGACATTTGATACGGATGGAAAG ACAAGCATGATCATAGTTGGTCCTTTTCGTATGGCTTTTGAGCCTAAACCTCATCTTATTTTGGTCCCtccagaacaatttaagaaaggCCCTGCCATgatattgagaaaaaaaatacgcTCTCCAAGCCAAACTCCACCTAGAG ATTTCAGAATTCACAGAGATACATCTCAAAATTTTCGGCTCAGTGAGAAGCTTCCTGCAGACACACAACTCAGAGAACATTGTGATCCAGCAGTAGTGGCTCATGACCATGACTACATGACCCCGCTGGCGCTAAGAGACAACGTGAGGCGGTACTGCAAGGCTGTTGCCAAACACAGTGCCAATGCTAAATTCATTGATGCTCG TGTCGAGGACATCACAAAGGAAGAGGATAATCTTTTGGTGACTATCAAAGGCGACAATATGCTACGCAGAGTTAAGAATTTATCCAGTTTTGTCAATGTGCCCATGCAGAACAATGAG GATGGAATACCCATAGCTTATACCTTGGATCAAATCATGACTACTACACTGCAAAAGGCTCAGTCCATGTCCAAGAGAGAAGAATTGG TATTTGAATCTATGCAGTCTGGAGACTATGGTCAGGTTCTTTTCCCTCTGTCTTCCATGGGAGATGTTGTAATGGAGGTAATGATTCCCCCTGGGGGTACAGAGACCACAACAAGATCAAAGCTGAAGTCTGCAGAT GACGTCAATAGAATACAAACTTCAG CCTCCATGTGTGACATTGCTGAGAGTGGGGCCAATGATGACACAAGTGTCAAGTTTCTAAACAGCATGGAGTGTATAGACTGTGATGCCAAAGATAGCAATGATACTCTCACTG GTTTCATTCATGATGATAATGCTCTCAAAGTGGATAGCCTCatcccaatagaaaatgaagCAGCAGTTGATTCTGCTCAACGCCCTGGACTTAAGTGCTGTAAAGTGTGTCTACGCCTGTTTCCCAGTGACTATGTTCTGTTCACCCATGTCAGGTCACACCATGCCACCTGCGAGACCAGGGATGCTGTCTATCTGGAAGAGCTACGTGCCAGAAGTCACCTGGCCTGCCCAGTGTGTTGTGACCCTCCACTGTATTTCGCTACGCCCTCAAAGCTCAGACAGCATTTGCGGCAGCTCCATGGTATTGAAAATTACGTAGAGACATGCAAGTTTTGCCGTTCAGAATTCATGGATAAAAATGAACTGGAACTTCACATAGACCTTTCCCACAat ACATTTTCAAGCCGAGGACTTGTTAGTCTATTCAATCCAACTCATCAGCTTCTTAGAAATGAAAGAGCTTTGCTTTCTTGTAGTCG ttGCAATATTGTGTTTGGGGACAGATCTTCCTTGTTGGGGCACACGCTGAAGGTCCACCCTGAGCTGAACCAGTTCAACATCTGCCGACTGTGTGATAAAGTCTTCGACTCTGGCCCTTCCTTGCACAAGCACTTGAAGAAAGCCCATGAGCAGACCCATGCTGGGGAACTCAAGTGTCCTTTTTGTCCAGCTTGGCTGCCCAACATGGAGTTGGCCTCTGTCCATAGATTGACACTTCATAGTGGGGCAGTACCTGTACATTGTCCATTTTGTGGTGCAG GTTACCAAAGTCTTCATCCCATGTACAACCATGTCAGAATTCAACACCTACAAACTGAGGCTCACATTTgtccagaatgccaagatactTTTCCGTCCAGTCGCATTTTGTCAGAGCACGCTAGAAAAGTTCACTTGATCTCTCCCCGGATCATGAAGGATACCTTGCTGGGCGCCAACAGCACGACTTACTGCTGTCCTTTCTGCACGGTGTCGTTTATGCGAACCTACGACTTGGCGGTGCATGTGATTAACTCCCACCGGGACCACTTACTGCCAGCACAGTGCCACCTGTGCATGCAGTCCTTTGTCAATGACATGGTTGTGAAAATGCACATGTCAGGTGCCCATGGCATTGATATGGATGATGGGGAGTATGAAACTAGGGATTCTGGAGTGCTGGATGAAGATGGTAGCTTATATTCACACAGTAAAAGTTTTGTGAACAGGATTCCAAGCAGGAGAATAATTTCCAGACACATCATCGATCATGAAGACATGTTAGAAACTCAGG AAGCTGGCAGATATCTGGAAGAACTAGAAGACCATGAGACAGAAACTATTGtatatttaaatgaaagaaaTGAAGTCGTCAACACTG GAGAAATGTTTAGCAATTGTTCAGCCATGGAGGATGTTCAACTCTTGAGTCAGGCTAGTGAAGAGTTTAACCTTCAGGCTGTAGACTATTTGGAGACATTGTCCAATGACAGCATAGCTGTAGGAGCTGATGTGGTGGCTGATGTTAGCATGGAGGAGATGACTACTGGCAGAGGAGTT CTTTCCAGAACTCAAGAACTTTTGGGAATGACCAGTCAGTTTGAAATTGATGGTGTCCTGTACGAGCTGGCAACATCGCATGATGTCTCGTCCAGTCACCACCTCCATGCCTCTAGGGACATGATGGATATGGACAGTGATGACCTGAGAGTTTCAGAAGGTATGTCCATAGATTCTACGGACTTTGCTCATCTCTTGGAACAACAAGGTCAATAA
- the LOC106071701 gene encoding uncharacterized protein LOC106071701 isoform X2, with protein MIQDNYISSTHANERKFSVRLAKKRNDNLSVPLVEHSQTRSLSTLSESSAENNNTYDSEKIENSKQFLNCLELKPVNLDQDFTAGNFQDIVNLNTAAPMVHLIKYKKKLDLPATKETDSDLKLCKVKKRTKKDIKQTMKMNNAVTENKENVATQVCTMYSGSFEKNENAVRKKEADHLEKENAKVSSSTSDNVSDQKYILKVTHSNNKEDDKLKQIYIFRDVNRIAPIEEKPLSLDVARESNMLFAVDLNRHGKKRRYDKLMKKLEDGEKTIESNLKEVRMMEDGDADKEDIDTCVEKLKEKLRVREKKKYEYLINYMQDQWKVDQQSFQDLLPQKVELVKANVVKQLGAQADKAAEKRLRGRPKKLNMSQPDERKEEVAKKPKISNSKKTGIVQTRKSSVSERGFPVKFPKSLLPDSRLVQNRQKIENFRLGIVDKDGGQKIIELNCDTMKGTPKTFNYNSQSKPQNKDDSNVHDIPKLFVSSNVPVKTPSTSITLPSISSLEKDYELVSLLPSCPESYGDVKSDHFYIPQSTFDTDGKTSMIIVGPFRMAFEPKPHLILVPPEQFKKGPAMILRKKIRSPSQTPPRDFRIHRDTSQNFRLSEKLPADTQLREHCDPAVVAHDHDYMTPLALRDNVRRYCKAVAKHSANAKFIDARVEDITKEEDNLLVTIKGDNMLRRVKNLSSFVNVPMQNNEDGIPIAYTLDQIMTTTLQKAQSMSKREELVFESMQSGDYGQVLFPLSSMGDVVMEVMIPPGGTETTTRSKLKSADDVNRIQTSASMCDIAESGANDDTSVKFLNSMECIDCDAKDSNDTLTGFIHDDNALKVDSLIPIENEAAVDSAQRPGLKCCKVCLRLFPSDYVLFTHVRSHHATCETRDAVYLEELRARSHLACPVCCDPPLYFATPSKLRQHLRQLHGIENYVETCKFCRSEFMDKNELELHIDLSHNTFSSRGLVSLFNPTHQLLRNERALLSCSRCNIVFGDRSSLLGHTLKVHPELNQFNICRLCDKVFDSGPSLHKHLKKAHEQTHAGELKCPFCPAWLPNMELASVHRLTLHSGAVPVHCPFCGAGYQSLHPMYNHVRIQHLQTEAHICPECQDTFPSSRILSEHARKVHLISPRIMKDTLLGANSTTYCCPFCTVSFMRTYDLAVHVINSHRDHLLPAQCHLCMQSFVNDMVVKMHMSGAHGIDMDDGEYETRDSGVLDEDGSLYSHSKSFVNRIPSRRIISRHIIDHEDMLETQAGRYLEELEDHETETIVYLNERNEVVNTGEMFSNCSAMEDVQLLSQASEEFNLQAVDYLETLSNDSIAVGADVVADVSMEEMTTGRGVLSRTQELLGMTSQFEIDGVLYELATSHDVSSSHHLHASRDMMDMDSDDLRVSEGMSIDSTDFAHLLEQQGQ; from the exons ATGATTCAAGATAATTACATTTCAAGCACACATGCAAATGAGCGCAAATTCTCAGTGCGACTAGcgaaaaaaaggaatgataatTTGTCAGTACCTCTTGTTGAGCATTCTCAAACCAGAAGTTTAAGTACTTTGTCTGAATCATCCGCTGAAAACAACAATACTTATGACTCggaaaaaattgaaaattcAAAGCAATTTCTTAATTGTTTAGAACTGAAACCAGtgaatctagatcaagatttcACAGCTGGAAATTTTCAAGACATTGTCAATTTAAACACTGCTGCTCCAATGGTACATCTAATCaagtataaaaagaaactaGATTTACCAGCAACCAAGGAGACAGATTCAGACTTAAAATTATGTAAAGTGAAAAAGAGAACCAAAAAggatataaaacaaacaatgaaaatGAACAATGCAGTTACTGAGAACAAAGAAAATGTGGCTACACAAGTATGCACAATGTATAGTggtagttttgaaaaaaatgaaaacgcGGTCAGAAAAAAAGAAGCTGACCATTTAGAAAAAGAGAATGCTAAAGTAAGTTCTTCAACATCAGACAATGTTAGTGACcaaaaatacatattaaaagTGACTCATTCAAATAATAAAGAGGATgataaattgaaacaaatttaCATATTTCGTGATGTTAATAGAATCGCTCCCATAGAGGAAAAACCTCTTTCGCTTGATGTCGCTAGAGAAAGCAATATGTTGTTTGCTGTTGACCTGAACAGACATGGGAAAAAAAGGCGATACGACAAACTCATGAAGAAACTGGAGGATGGGGAGAAAACGATTGAGTCCAATCTAAAAGAGGTGAGAATGATGGAAGATGGGGATGCAGACAAAGAAGACATAGACACCTGCGTTGAGAAGTTGAAAGAGAAACTTCGAGTGAGGGAGAAGAAGAAGTACGAGTATTTAATCAATTATATGCAGGACCAGTGGAAAGTTGACCAGCAAAGCTTCCAAGATTTATTGCCGCAAAAAGTAGAGCTGGTCAAGGCTAATGTTGTCAAGCAGCTTGGAGCCCAAGCTGATAAAGCTGCTGAGAAACGTCTGCGAGGTAGACCTAAGAAGCTAAACATGTCTCAGCCTGATGAAAGGAAAGAGGAAGTAGCGAAAAAGCCCAAAATAagtaacagcaaaaaaactgggATTGTTCAAACTAGAAAGAGTAGTGTATCCGAGAGAGGGTTTCCTGTCAAGTTTCCTAAAAGTCTGCTTCCAGACTCCCGCTTGGTTCAGAacagacagaagatagaaaacTTTCGCCTTGGTATTGTGGATAAAGATGGTGGACAGAAGATTATTGAATTAAACTGTGACACAATGAAGGGTACTCCTAAAACATTTAATTACAACAG tcAGTCTAAGCCCCAAAACAAAGATGATTCAAATGTGCATGACATTCCAAAACTGTTTG TCTCCTCTAATGTCCCTGTGAAAACTCCTTCAACAAGCATCACGCTGCCATCAATATCTTCTCTGGAGAAGGATTATGAGCTGGTCAGCTTGTTGCCCTCTTGCCCTGAATCCTATGGCGATGTTAAGAGTGATCACTTCTACATTCCACAGTCGACATTTGATACGGATGGAAAG ACAAGCATGATCATAGTTGGTCCTTTTCGTATGGCTTTTGAGCCTAAACCTCATCTTATTTTGGTCCCtccagaacaatttaagaaaggCCCTGCCATgatattgagaaaaaaaatacgcTCTCCAAGCCAAACTCCACCTAGAG ATTTCAGAATTCACAGAGATACATCTCAAAATTTTCGGCTCAGTGAGAAGCTTCCTGCAGACACACAACTCAGAGAACATTGTGATCCAGCAGTAGTGGCTCATGACCATGACTACATGACCCCGCTGGCGCTAAGAGACAACGTGAGGCGGTACTGCAAGGCTGTTGCCAAACACAGTGCCAATGCTAAATTCATTGATGCTCG TGTCGAGGACATCACAAAGGAAGAGGATAATCTTTTGGTGACTATCAAAGGCGACAATATGCTACGCAGAGTTAAGAATTTATCCAGTTTTGTCAATGTGCCCATGCAGAACAATGAG GATGGAATACCCATAGCTTATACCTTGGATCAAATCATGACTACTACACTGCAAAAGGCTCAGTCCATGTCCAAGAGAGAAGAATTGG TATTTGAATCTATGCAGTCTGGAGACTATGGTCAGGTTCTTTTCCCTCTGTCTTCCATGGGAGATGTTGTAATGGAGGTAATGATTCCCCCTGGGGGTACAGAGACCACAACAAGATCAAAGCTGAAGTCTGCAGAT GACGTCAATAGAATACAAACTTCAG CCTCCATGTGTGACATTGCTGAGAGTGGGGCCAATGATGACACAAGTGTCAAGTTTCTAAACAGCATGGAGTGTATAGACTGTGATGCCAAAGATAGCAATGATACTCTCACTG GTTTCATTCATGATGATAATGCTCTCAAAGTGGATAGCCTCatcccaatagaaaatgaagCAGCAGTTGATTCTGCTCAACGCCCTGGACTTAAGTGCTGTAAAGTGTGTCTACGCCTGTTTCCCAGTGACTATGTTCTGTTCACCCATGTCAGGTCACACCATGCCACCTGCGAGACCAGGGATGCTGTCTATCTGGAAGAGCTACGTGCCAGAAGTCACCTGGCCTGCCCAGTGTGTTGTGACCCTCCACTGTATTTCGCTACGCCCTCAAAGCTCAGACAGCATTTGCGGCAGCTCCATGGTATTGAAAATTACGTAGAGACATGCAAGTTTTGCCGTTCAGAATTCATGGATAAAAATGAACTGGAACTTCACATAGACCTTTCCCACAat ACATTTTCAAGCCGAGGACTTGTTAGTCTATTCAATCCAACTCATCAGCTTCTTAGAAATGAAAGAGCTTTGCTTTCTTGTAGTCG ttGCAATATTGTGTTTGGGGACAGATCTTCCTTGTTGGGGCACACGCTGAAGGTCCACCCTGAGCTGAACCAGTTCAACATCTGCCGACTGTGTGATAAAGTCTTCGACTCTGGCCCTTCCTTGCACAAGCACTTGAAGAAAGCCCATGAGCAGACCCATGCTGGGGAACTCAAGTGTCCTTTTTGTCCAGCTTGGCTGCCCAACATGGAGTTGGCCTCTGTCCATAGATTGACACTTCATAGTGGGGCAGTACCTGTACATTGTCCATTTTGTGGTGCAG GTTACCAAAGTCTTCATCCCATGTACAACCATGTCAGAATTCAACACCTACAAACTGAGGCTCACATTTgtccagaatgccaagatactTTTCCGTCCAGTCGCATTTTGTCAGAGCACGCTAGAAAAGTTCACTTGATCTCTCCCCGGATCATGAAGGATACCTTGCTGGGCGCCAACAGCACGACTTACTGCTGTCCTTTCTGCACGGTGTCGTTTATGCGAACCTACGACTTGGCGGTGCATGTGATTAACTCCCACCGGGACCACTTACTGCCAGCACAGTGCCACCTGTGCATGCAGTCCTTTGTCAATGACATGGTTGTGAAAATGCACATGTCAGGTGCCCATGGCATTGATATGGATGATGGGGAGTATGAAACTAGGGATTCTGGAGTGCTGGATGAAGATGGTAGCTTATATTCACACAGTAAAAGTTTTGTGAACAGGATTCCAAGCAGGAGAATAATTTCCAGACACATCATCGATCATGAAGACATGTTAGAAACTCAGG CTGGCAGATATCTGGAAGAACTAGAAGACCATGAGACAGAAACTATTGtatatttaaatgaaagaaaTGAAGTCGTCAACACTG GAGAAATGTTTAGCAATTGTTCAGCCATGGAGGATGTTCAACTCTTGAGTCAGGCTAGTGAAGAGTTTAACCTTCAGGCTGTAGACTATTTGGAGACATTGTCCAATGACAGCATAGCTGTAGGAGCTGATGTGGTGGCTGATGTTAGCATGGAGGAGATGACTACTGGCAGAGGAGTT CTTTCCAGAACTCAAGAACTTTTGGGAATGACCAGTCAGTTTGAAATTGATGGTGTCCTGTACGAGCTGGCAACATCGCATGATGTCTCGTCCAGTCACCACCTCCATGCCTCTAGGGACATGATGGATATGGACAGTGATGACCTGAGAGTTTCAGAAGGTATGTCCATAGATTCTACGGACTTTGCTCATCTCTTGGAACAACAAGGTCAATAA